Proteins co-encoded in one Armatimonadota bacterium genomic window:
- a CDS encoding aldolase/citrate lyase family protein, which produces MITNPVKARLRAGEPVIGHWISLPSPSLVELLASFGMDWMVFDTEHSPIAGERLEDMLRAIKGTPVVPIVRVAGNEVPLIKQALDRGGLGVVVPLVHSARDAQAAVAAAKFPPEGIRGVAGARLTRYGLDLPEYYRTFNQEVLVVIQIETPGALDAVEEIAATPGVDVLFIGPNDLSTSLGVFRQFDHPAFRAACERVLRAAQRHGKAAGYLCGGAEEVLERVEQGFTFVGATSDARLFAAAAQALYTRIREGLAARTRARA; this is translated from the coding sequence GTGATCACCAATCCCGTGAAAGCCCGCCTGCGAGCCGGCGAACCCGTCATCGGCCACTGGATCAGCCTGCCGTCGCCCTCGCTGGTGGAACTGCTGGCGTCGTTCGGCATGGACTGGATGGTCTTCGATACCGAGCACTCGCCCATCGCCGGCGAGCGCCTGGAGGACATGCTGCGGGCGATCAAGGGCACGCCCGTGGTGCCCATCGTGCGCGTGGCGGGGAACGAGGTCCCGCTGATCAAGCAGGCCCTCGACCGGGGCGGACTCGGGGTCGTCGTGCCCCTGGTACACTCGGCCCGGGACGCGCAGGCGGCGGTGGCCGCCGCCAAGTTCCCGCCGGAGGGCATCCGGGGGGTGGCCGGTGCCCGGCTCACGCGCTACGGCCTGGACCTGCCCGAGTACTACCGGACGTTCAACCAGGAAGTCCTGGTCGTCATCCAGATCGAGACACCGGGCGCCCTGGACGCCGTCGAGGAGATCGCGGCCACGCCCGGGGTGGACGTGCTCTTCATCGGGCCCAACGACCTCTCGACCAGCCTGGGGGTCTTCCGGCAGTTCGACCATCCGGCGTTCCGGGCGGCGTGCGAGCGCGTGTTGCGGGCGGCCCAGCGGCACGGGAAGGCCGCAGGCTACCTGTGCGGCGGTGCCGAGGAGGTGCTCGAACGGGTGGAGCAGGGGTTCACCTTCGTCGGCGCCACCAGCGACGCGCGGCTCTTCGCCGCGGCGGCCCAGGCGCTCTACACGAGGATCCGCGAGGGGCTGGCCGCGCGGACCCGCGCGCGGGCATAA
- a CDS encoding MBL fold metallo-hydrolase, which yields MGSALVVLGSSGAVVPAHRDNTALALRLGDAIVLVDCPGSPAVKLRRAGLDPLQLAAVVITHTHPDHVYGLPSLVHNLRLLGRSATLPIFVLPEDLDRVRRLLAVWGGELHPPFLSLRVLAADGVTPFWEQAGHRLYARPADHSVPTCAVRWDLPTGGRVVYSSDTRPVDELAAFGRGAAVMVHEATYLEDDADHAHAVGHSTAADAGRIAAQAGAGRLLLVHLTPDADPSRWVAEAQAVFPGPVEVPDDGAVYPLDGG from the coding sequence ATGGGGTCCGCCCTCGTCGTGCTGGGGTCCAGCGGCGCCGTGGTGCCGGCGCACCGGGACAACACCGCGCTGGCGCTGCGCCTGGGCGACGCCATCGTGCTGGTCGACTGTCCCGGCAGCCCCGCCGTGAAGTTGCGCCGGGCGGGGCTCGACCCTCTGCAGCTCGCCGCGGTGGTGATCACGCACACGCACCCCGACCACGTGTACGGACTGCCGTCGCTCGTCCACAACCTGCGGCTGCTGGGGCGGTCGGCGACGCTGCCGATCTTCGTCCTCCCCGAGGACCTCGACAGGGTGCGCCGCCTGCTGGCGGTGTGGGGAGGCGAGTTGCACCCGCCCTTTCTCTCGCTGCGGGTGCTCGCGGCCGATGGCGTGACGCCCTTCTGGGAGCAGGCGGGCCATCGACTCTACGCCCGGCCCGCGGACCACAGCGTGCCGACGTGCGCCGTGCGCTGGGACCTGCCGACCGGTGGCCGGGTGGTCTATTCGAGCGACACCCGGCCGGTGGATGAGCTGGCGGCGTTTGGCCGCGGCGCCGCCGTGATGGTCCACGAGGCCACGTACCTGGAGGACGACGCCGACCACGCCCATGCGGTGGGGCACTCGACGGCGGCCGATGCGGGGCGCATCGCCGCGCAGGCCGGCGCGGGACGGCTGCTGCTGGTGCACCTGACCCCCGACGCCGACCCCTCGCGCTGGGTCGCCGAGGCCCAGGCGGTGTTTCCCGGGCCCGTGGAGGTGCCCGACGACGGCGCCGTCTATCCCCTCGACGGCGGCTGA
- a CDS encoding carbon-nitrogen hydrolase family protein — MRVGLAQYGATPDKAANLARALEVLAEAGRRGVDLVVFPEVFMVRWEEGRAPLAEVAEPLDGPFVRALAAAAVEHRLHVVMGMAERAPGEAVRAYNTAVVLGPDGTVRGAYRKVHLFDAFGYRESDRIVPGSAPPPVVSTALGRIGLQICYDVRFPEWTRLLALAGAEVVAMPTSWVVGHLKEDHWVTLVRARALENTVWIAAADQVRADRAGRSLVVDPMGVVVADGGEEPGLVVAEIDLARTRRVRETLPVLGHRRPELYGGLATVAPVALG; from the coding sequence ATGCGCGTAGGACTGGCTCAGTACGGTGCCACGCCCGACAAGGCTGCCAACCTCGCCCGCGCACTGGAGGTGCTCGCCGAGGCCGGGCGTCGCGGCGTGGACCTGGTGGTCTTCCCCGAGGTGTTCATGGTCCGCTGGGAAGAGGGTAGGGCGCCGCTGGCCGAGGTCGCCGAGCCGCTCGATGGGCCGTTCGTGCGCGCTCTGGCCGCCGCGGCCGTCGAGCACCGTCTGCATGTGGTGATGGGCATGGCCGAGCGCGCGCCGGGCGAGGCCGTGCGGGCGTACAACACCGCGGTGGTGCTCGGCCCGGACGGTACCGTGCGCGGTGCCTACCGGAAGGTGCACCTGTTCGACGCGTTCGGGTATCGCGAGTCCGACCGCATCGTTCCCGGCAGCGCCCCGCCGCCTGTGGTGTCGACGGCGTTGGGGCGCATCGGGCTGCAGATCTGCTACGACGTGCGCTTCCCCGAGTGGACGCGGCTGCTGGCCCTGGCCGGCGCCGAGGTGGTGGCCATGCCGACGTCGTGGGTGGTCGGGCACCTGAAGGAGGACCACTGGGTGACGCTGGTGCGGGCCCGCGCGCTGGAGAACACCGTGTGGATCGCCGCCGCCGACCAGGTGCGCGCCGATCGCGCGGGCCGTTCCCTCGTGGTCGACCCCATGGGCGTCGTGGTGGCCGACGGCGGCGAGGAGCCCGGGCTGGTGGTGGCCGAGATCGACCTCGCCCGCACGCGCCGCGTGCGCGAGACGCTGCCGGTGCTCGGCCACCGGCGGCCGGAGCTGTACGGGGGGCTGGCGACGGTCGCGCCCGTGGCGCTGGGGTGA
- a CDS encoding VWA domain-containing protein has product MTWKYPALLWLLLLPAGLAGLYARWARRFPRQGAVRYPATLAAAAASAGRPLRRHLAAAVFLLAAAAAVVGAAGPVVPWPVASGRPVVLIIDISRSMEENDIKPSRIEAAKAATLEFMDHLPHASRAALVTFGNFASVVVPLTDDRERMREGIRSLTTQLRTQLGNGLVEGIRAVLGEHPTPGAPPGTAAPFTPPWPSPGSPAPYASPPGGARPPDGAPAASPRAIAILLSDGRASDGIPPLEAAAEARRRGVRVYTVGVGTAADPSTLRSGYWGVLDEPTLRAIAAATGGEYYHASAADRLRQVYRDLARRVGWEPRPTEAAALAGAAALVLLVAAVVARVWLAPLS; this is encoded by the coding sequence GTGACCTGGAAGTACCCCGCCCTCCTCTGGCTGCTGCTGCTCCCCGCAGGCCTGGCGGGGCTGTACGCCCGCTGGGCGCGCCGTTTCCCCCGCCAGGGGGCTGTGCGCTACCCCGCGACGTTGGCGGCGGCTGCCGCGTCTGCCGGCCGCCCCCTGCGCCGGCACCTCGCCGCAGCGGTCTTCCTCCTGGCCGCAGCCGCGGCGGTGGTGGGCGCGGCCGGCCCCGTGGTGCCCTGGCCCGTGGCGTCCGGCCGTCCTGTGGTGCTGATCATCGACATCAGCCGGAGCATGGAGGAGAACGACATCAAGCCCAGCCGCATCGAGGCCGCCAAGGCCGCGACCCTGGAGTTCATGGACCACCTCCCCCACGCCAGCCGCGCGGCCCTGGTGACGTTCGGCAACTTCGCGTCGGTGGTAGTGCCGCTGACCGACGATCGCGAGCGCATGCGCGAGGGCATTCGCAGCCTGACGACCCAGCTGCGGACCCAACTGGGCAACGGGCTCGTGGAAGGGATCCGCGCGGTGCTGGGCGAGCACCCCACCCCGGGCGCGCCGCCGGGCACCGCCGCACCGTTCACGCCACCGTGGCCGTCGCCAGGGAGTCCGGCACCCTACGCCTCGCCGCCCGGCGGGGCCCGGCCGCCCGACGGTGCTCCTGCGGCGTCGCCGCGCGCCATCGCCATCCTGCTCTCGGACGGCCGCGCCAGCGACGGGATCCCGCCGCTGGAAGCTGCGGCCGAGGCGCGCCGGCGCGGCGTGCGGGTGTACACGGTCGGCGTGGGCACCGCGGCCGATCCGAGCACGCTGCGCAGCGGCTACTGGGGCGTGCTGGACGAGCCCACGCTGCGCGCCATCGCCGCCGCGACCGGCGGCGAGTACTACCACGCCAGCGCCGCGGACCGGCTCCGGCAGGTCTACCGGGACCTGGCGCGCCGCGTGGGCTGGGAGCCCCGTCCCACCGAGGCCGCCGCCCTGGCAGGAGCGGCGGCGCTGGTCCTGCTGGTCGCCGCCGTCGTCGCGCGCGTTTGGTTGGCGCCACTCTCCTGA
- a CDS encoding zinc ABC transporter substrate-binding protein: MRPSIDSQATARPSWQLVGVLVLALVAGCSPRGAPSTSSGTSHGSGPAGTPVLRAVATYSVIADLARQVGGDRVQVVSLVPPGTDPHTYEPRPDDLKRVADAHVIFYNGLNLELWFDKLVRGSGTRARVVVASTGVTPIVIRDPLSRYDGAPDPHAWMDVRLVIQHYVPTIRDAFIALDPAGADHYRRTAERYVAELDALDRAIRAQVATIPPPRRKLVTTENAMHYFAARYGFTVVGWIYTLAPEAEPPARRIVELVGKIRQEAVPALFVDVTLNRKLMERLSQETGVPIRGALYIDSLGAPGSGADTYAGMMRANTALLVRGLGGNGP, translated from the coding sequence ATGCGCCCTTCCATCGACAGCCAGGCGACGGCTCGCCCATCCTGGCAGCTCGTCGGCGTACTCGTCCTCGCGCTGGTGGCGGGCTGCAGCCCGCGTGGGGCGCCGTCGACCAGCTCGGGGACGTCGCACGGGAGCGGACCAGCGGGTACGCCTGTCCTCCGGGCGGTCGCGACGTATTCCGTGATCGCCGATCTGGCCCGGCAGGTCGGCGGCGACCGCGTGCAGGTCGTCAGCCTGGTCCCACCGGGCACCGACCCGCACACCTACGAACCCCGGCCCGACGACCTCAAGCGCGTCGCCGACGCGCACGTGATCTTCTACAACGGGCTGAACCTGGAACTGTGGTTTGACAAGCTCGTCCGCGGGTCGGGCACCCGGGCGCGCGTGGTCGTGGCCTCCACGGGCGTGACGCCCATCGTGATCCGGGATCCGCTCAGCCGGTACGACGGCGCCCCCGACCCGCACGCCTGGATGGACGTGCGGCTCGTGATCCAGCACTACGTGCCCACCATCCGCGACGCGTTCATCGCGCTGGATCCCGCTGGCGCCGACCACTACCGGCGCACCGCGGAGCGGTACGTCGCCGAGCTCGACGCCCTCGACCGCGCGATTCGGGCGCAGGTGGCCACCATCCCGCCGCCGCGGCGCAAGCTCGTGACCACCGAGAACGCCATGCACTACTTCGCCGCGCGCTACGGGTTCACGGTCGTCGGCTGGATCTACACCCTGGCACCGGAGGCCGAGCCACCGGCACGCCGAATCGTGGAGCTGGTGGGGAAGATCCGGCAGGAGGCCGTTCCCGCGCTCTTCGTCGACGTCACCCTCAACCGGAAGTTGATGGAGCGGCTGAGCCAGGAGACCGGGGTGCCGATCCGCGGTGCGCTCTACATCGATTCCCTGGGCGCGCCCGGGAGCGGCGCCGACACGTACGCGGGCATGATGCGGGCCAACACCGCGTTGTTGGTCAGAGGCCTGGGAGGCAACGGGCCGTGA
- a CDS encoding metal ABC transporter ATP-binding protein, protein MTPAVEVHNLSVAYDTRPVLLGVSLTVQRGEVVGVIGPNGAGKSTFFRALLGLVTPWTGWIRLLGGDVTTNRRWVAYLPQREAIDWDFPLVVSDVVMMGRYPHLGWGRRPRPEDRRIVAACLDALGIADLHDRPIGALSGGQQQRTFLARALAQEAQILLLDEPFMGVDAATEQAILATLQRLRAEGKTALIVDHDLTRAGAGTYDRVLLLNQRLVAYGPPAEVLTTEVLRTTYAGRLTPLERLGTPGGRSA, encoded by the coding sequence GTGACGCCGGCGGTCGAGGTCCACAACCTGAGCGTCGCCTACGACACCCGCCCGGTGCTCCTGGGCGTCTCCCTCACCGTGCAGCGGGGCGAGGTGGTCGGGGTCATCGGCCCCAATGGCGCCGGCAAGTCCACCTTCTTCCGGGCGCTGCTGGGGCTGGTGACGCCCTGGACCGGGTGGATCCGGCTGCTGGGCGGCGACGTGACGACCAACCGGCGGTGGGTGGCCTATCTGCCGCAGCGGGAGGCCATCGACTGGGACTTCCCGCTCGTCGTGAGCGACGTGGTCATGATGGGCCGCTATCCCCACCTCGGCTGGGGACGGCGGCCGCGTCCCGAGGACCGGCGGATCGTGGCCGCCTGTCTGGACGCCCTGGGGATTGCCGACCTGCACGACCGGCCCATCGGCGCCCTCTCGGGAGGCCAGCAGCAGCGAACGTTCCTCGCGCGGGCGCTGGCGCAGGAGGCGCAGATCCTGCTGCTCGACGAGCCGTTCATGGGCGTGGATGCGGCCACCGAGCAGGCGATCCTGGCGACGCTGCAGCGGCTGCGCGCCGAGGGGAAAACCGCGCTCATCGTCGACCACGACCTCACGCGCGCCGGGGCCGGCACCTACGACCGGGTCCTCCTGCTGAACCAGCGGCTGGTCGCCTACGGGCCGCCGGCGGAGGTGCTCACGACCGAGGTGCTGCGCACCACCTACGCCGGCCGCCTCACGCCGCTGGAACGCCTTGGGACGCCCGGAGGGCGGTCCGCATGA
- a CDS encoding metal ABC transporter permease: MTLLRSLVEPLQYTFMQQALVGAILVGVTCAVMGSFLLVKRWALLGDAISHAVLPGVAVAFLLGVPFVVGALVTGLLTALGIGFVERHTRLKQDAAMGLLFVSAFALGLAIISRIRSPVDLFHVLFGNVLAVSRGDLLLTGSAGLVVVLTIVVLFKELLLWAFDPTMAESVGLPVRALHYLMLLLTSLTIVASLQAVGIVLVIAMLIAPPATALLLTDRFHRLIVLAAGIGVGAAVVGLFLSYYLDVASGAAMALVGTLAFGLALGFSPRRGLVARALRRRRASVEARVDDYLKALFAQPAGHATLPEVLGNRLSEPAPTVRATVRRLVDLGLAEVTPHGVRLTARGRRQAAEVVRAHRLWERFLVDRAGLPWEEVHAAADRMEHGSTPDVTQELARAVGGLAVDPHGAPIPTEEGAVAGPEEEYLLSELQPGQGAVVTRVEDEDPETLRALSALGLVPGRAIRLLAATREGLTVAVDGVETAVARRIARSVFVTPTGESRPT, from the coding sequence ATGACGCTGCTGCGGTCCCTGGTCGAGCCGCTGCAGTACACGTTCATGCAGCAGGCGCTGGTGGGGGCGATCCTGGTCGGCGTGACCTGCGCCGTGATGGGCAGCTTCCTGCTGGTCAAGCGCTGGGCGTTGCTGGGCGACGCCATCTCCCACGCCGTCCTGCCCGGGGTGGCCGTGGCCTTCCTGCTGGGCGTCCCCTTCGTCGTTGGGGCGCTGGTGACCGGGCTGCTCACCGCGCTTGGCATCGGCTTCGTGGAGCGGCACACGCGCCTCAAGCAGGACGCGGCCATGGGGCTGCTCTTCGTCAGCGCGTTCGCCCTGGGGCTGGCGATCATCAGCCGCATCCGCAGCCCCGTGGATCTGTTCCACGTGCTGTTCGGCAACGTCCTGGCCGTCAGCCGGGGCGACCTGCTGCTCACGGGCAGCGCCGGTCTGGTCGTGGTCCTCACGATCGTCGTCCTCTTCAAGGAGCTGTTGCTGTGGGCGTTCGACCCCACCATGGCGGAGAGCGTGGGGCTGCCGGTGCGCGCGCTGCACTACCTCATGCTCCTGCTCACCTCGCTGACCATCGTGGCGTCGCTGCAGGCCGTCGGGATCGTGCTGGTGATCGCCATGCTCATCGCGCCGCCAGCGACCGCCCTCCTGCTCACGGATCGCTTCCACCGCCTGATCGTCCTGGCCGCGGGCATCGGCGTCGGCGCCGCGGTGGTCGGGCTGTTCCTCTCCTACTACCTCGACGTGGCCTCCGGCGCGGCCATGGCACTGGTCGGCACGCTGGCGTTCGGCCTCGCCCTGGGCTTCTCGCCGCGGCGGGGCCTGGTGGCCCGGGCGCTCCGCCGACGTCGAGCGTCGGTCGAGGCCCGCGTGGACGACTACCTCAAGGCGCTCTTCGCCCAGCCGGCGGGCCACGCGACCCTCCCGGAGGTCCTGGGCAACCGGCTGAGTGAGCCCGCGCCGACCGTCCGCGCCACCGTCCGCCGTCTGGTCGACCTCGGCCTCGCGGAGGTGACGCCGCACGGGGTGCGGCTCACCGCACGGGGACGGCGGCAGGCGGCGGAGGTCGTGCGGGCCCACCGGCTCTGGGAGCGGTTCCTGGTCGACCGCGCCGGCCTGCCCTGGGAGGAGGTGCATGCCGCGGCCGACCGGATGGAGCACGGCAGCACCCCGGACGTCACCCAGGAGCTGGCACGGGCCGTGGGGGGGCTCGCCGTCGACCCGCACGGCGCGCCGATCCCGACCGAAGAGGGCGCGGTCGCCGGTCCGGAGGAAGAGTACCTGCTCTCGGAGTTGCAGCCGGGCCAGGGGGCGGTGGTGACGCGCGTCGAGGACGAGGACCCGGAGACCCTGCGGGCCCTGTCGGCCCTGGGGCTCGTGCCGGGCCGGGCGATCCGGCTCCTCGCTGCCACCCGTGAGGGCCTGACGGTCGCCGTGGACGGTGTCGAGACCGCCGTCGCCCGCCGCATCGCGCGCAGCGTGTTCGTGACCCCGACCGGGGAGTCCCGCCCGACCTGA
- a CDS encoding MBL fold metallo-hydrolase gives MLRLTVYGGADEIGGNKILLDDGETRVFLDFRISYARRKRFFEEYLKPRTAAGLTDLLVTGVLPTVPGIYRRDLLRIAPCGLPVHDLPAVDAVLLSHAHLDHAGHIAFLDERIPVYCSPLTHGTLAAIQDSRAREFESEIVNFRPRPAFPGDRGVVVRPFRTLTGPVPLGRLHVTPLPVDHSMLGCVAFLLHTTRGPVLYTGDLRFHGPEAHLSEAMLAAAARDGVWMLIAEGTRLDVTDRRTEDHVFAEALAAVREAPGPVIADFAPRDLYRLATFVRIARETHRSLVVLPQDAFLLDRLHGSHPLVPDVRTEPLLILKERKQSGTYSDKDYETWERRVLAWPTARTAEQLRPEAHRMIFALSFWDVQNLVDLGIGADALYIFSASEAHDEEQARDLWRLHNWLDLLGVRRRLNTHASGHAGQVDLVRMVRTLQPEVLVPVHTEKAELWQALVPEVRILQPAPGVPLEV, from the coding sequence ATGCTCCGGCTCACGGTCTACGGCGGCGCGGACGAGATCGGCGGGAACAAGATCCTGCTGGACGACGGCGAGACCCGCGTCTTCCTGGACTTCAGGATCTCCTACGCGCGACGCAAGCGCTTCTTCGAGGAGTACCTGAAACCGCGCACGGCCGCGGGGCTCACCGACCTGCTGGTGACCGGCGTGCTCCCCACGGTGCCGGGCATCTACCGGCGGGACCTGCTGCGGATCGCCCCCTGCGGGCTCCCGGTGCACGATCTCCCCGCCGTGGACGCGGTGCTGCTCTCCCATGCCCACCTCGACCACGCGGGCCACATCGCCTTCCTCGACGAGCGCATCCCTGTCTACTGCTCCCCGCTGACCCACGGCACGCTGGCGGCGATCCAGGACAGCCGCGCGCGCGAGTTCGAGAGCGAGATCGTCAACTTCCGCCCGCGGCCGGCTTTCCCGGGCGACCGCGGCGTGGTCGTGCGGCCCTTTCGCACGCTCACCGGCCCGGTGCCCCTGGGACGCCTGCACGTGACGCCCCTGCCGGTCGACCACTCGATGCTGGGCTGTGTGGCGTTCCTGCTGCACACCACGCGCGGCCCGGTGCTCTACACGGGGGACCTGCGCTTCCACGGTCCGGAGGCGCACCTCAGCGAGGCGATGCTCGCCGCAGCCGCCCGCGACGGCGTGTGGATGCTGATCGCCGAGGGCACACGGCTCGACGTCACCGACCGCCGCACCGAGGACCACGTGTTCGCCGAGGCCCTGGCCGCCGTGCGCGAGGCCCCAGGCCCCGTGATCGCCGACTTCGCCCCCCGAGACCTGTACCGCCTGGCCACCTTCGTCCGCATCGCCCGCGAGACCCACCGGTCGCTGGTCGTGCTCCCGCAGGACGCCTTCCTCCTCGACCGCCTGCACGGCAGCCACCCGCTGGTGCCGGACGTGCGCACGGAGCCCCTGCTGATCCTGAAGGAGCGCAAGCAGAGCGGCACCTACAGCGACAAGGACTACGAGACCTGGGAGCGGCGGGTCCTGGCCTGGCCCACCGCGCGGACCGCCGAGCAGTTGCGGCCGGAGGCGCATCGCATGATCTTCGCGCTGTCCTTCTGGGACGTCCAGAACCTCGTCGACCTGGGCATCGGCGCCGACGCGCTGTACATCTTCTCGGCCAGCGAAGCCCACGACGAAGAGCAGGCCCGCGACCTGTGGCGGTTGCACAACTGGTTGGACCTGCTGGGGGTGCGCCGACGGCTCAACACCCACGCCTCGGGCCACGCCGGCCAGGTCGACCTGGTCCGCATGGTGCGGACGCTGCAGCCCGAGGTGCTGGTGCCGGTGCACACCGAGAAGGCCGAGCTGTGGCAGGCGCTGGTCCCCGAGGTGCGCATCCTGCAGCCGGCACCGGGCGTGCCGCTCGAGGTGTAA
- a CDS encoding DinB family protein, which produces MSAAERIAMLLNAYVEGPRLVTAAVRGLSADELRFTPGQGHWSIHQHVVHLADADLVLAARLRYILADPGVAVIPFDQERWGRTLDYAGRSLDASLALLRAVREATADLLRQMPPEAWQRVGQHPQAGPQTVEQIVAHAVDHVDHHLRTIARRRREYARAQEPRRPA; this is translated from the coding sequence ATGTCGGCAGCCGAGCGCATCGCCATGCTCCTCAACGCCTACGTCGAAGGTCCGCGCCTCGTGACCGCGGCCGTGCGGGGGCTGTCTGCGGATGAGCTGCGCTTCACACCCGGTCAGGGCCACTGGAGCATCCATCAGCACGTCGTGCACCTGGCCGATGCCGATCTGGTGTTGGCGGCACGCCTGCGCTACATCCTGGCCGACCCCGGCGTTGCCGTCATTCCGTTCGACCAGGAGCGCTGGGGACGGACCCTGGACTACGCCGGCCGATCACTGGACGCCTCGCTGGCGCTGCTGCGCGCGGTCCGCGAGGCCACGGCCGACCTGCTGCGCCAGATGCCGCCCGAGGCCTGGCAGCGCGTCGGGCAGCACCCGCAGGCCGGTCCGCAGACCGTGGAGCAGATCGTGGCACACGCCGTGGACCACGTGGACCACCACCTGCGCACCATCGCCAGGCGCCGCCGGGAGTACGCGCGGGCGCAGGAGCCGAGGCGACCGGCGTAA
- a CDS encoding FAD-dependent oxidoreductase yields MAQRAVVIGGGAIGAAAAYFLAADGWDVTLVERGQVGRGCSYGNACLIVPSHAHPLPQPGVVGEALRWLLHPAGPVYIRPRFDRHLVAWLWRFWRACTPAAAARAHDALVALGRFSLAQYEDLARTVACSVFFQRRGLLHVYLGPRAAEHARAEQARYAADGFPGRVLLRDELLAFEPALSPRVGAGLYLEGEAHGDSFAFTRALAEAATARGARVVTGRTAARISTRDGRVTGVRVDGARNEDVPADVVVLAAGAWSPGLAATLGLRIPMQPAKGYSCTVRPRGLAPSVPLYVIGRRVAITPLGDRLRFGGTLELAGYDERIDPRRYRAVVAAAREVLRDDLAWDHEEAWCGLRPLLPDGLPLIGRVPWVDGAIVATGHAMLGFTLAAGTGRVVADLAAGRPPAVPLEAFAVDRFGRA; encoded by the coding sequence ATGGCCCAGCGTGCGGTGGTGATCGGTGGCGGCGCGATCGGGGCGGCCGCAGCCTACTTCCTGGCCGCCGATGGCTGGGACGTCACGCTGGTCGAGCGCGGCCAGGTGGGCCGCGGCTGCTCGTACGGCAACGCGTGCCTGATCGTGCCCAGCCACGCGCATCCGCTCCCGCAACCCGGCGTCGTGGGCGAGGCGCTGCGCTGGCTGCTGCACCCTGCTGGCCCGGTGTACATCCGCCCGCGGTTCGATCGGCACCTCGTAGCGTGGCTGTGGCGGTTCTGGCGGGCGTGCACGCCCGCGGCTGCGGCCCGGGCCCACGACGCGCTGGTGGCACTGGGGCGGTTCAGTTTGGCGCAGTACGAGGACCTGGCGCGCACCGTCGCGTGCTCGGTCTTCTTCCAGCGCCGCGGGCTCCTGCACGTCTACCTTGGTCCCCGGGCCGCGGAGCACGCGCGGGCCGAGCAGGCACGCTACGCCGCCGACGGTTTCCCCGGCCGCGTGCTGCTCCGCGACGAGCTGCTGGCGTTCGAGCCGGCCCTGTCCCCGCGCGTGGGCGCCGGCCTCTACCTCGAGGGCGAGGCTCATGGCGACTCGTTCGCGTTCACCCGAGCCCTGGCCGAGGCCGCGACGGCCCGCGGGGCGCGGGTGGTGACAGGGCGCACGGCGGCGCGCATCAGCACCCGCGACGGTCGCGTGACCGGCGTGCGCGTCGACGGCGCCCGCAACGAGGACGTACCGGCCGACGTCGTGGTGCTGGCTGCCGGCGCCTGGTCGCCGGGGCTGGCTGCGACGCTCGGCCTGCGCATCCCGATGCAGCCGGCCAAAGGCTACAGCTGCACCGTGCGGCCGCGCGGGCTGGCGCCGTCGGTGCCGCTGTACGTCATCGGCCGCCGCGTGGCCATTACGCCGCTTGGGGACCGGCTGCGCTTTGGGGGCACGCTGGAGCTCGCCGGCTACGACGAGCGGATCGACCCGCGGCGCTACCGTGCCGTGGTGGCCGCCGCTCGCGAGGTGCTGCGCGACGACCTGGCGTGGGACCACGAAGAGGCGTGGTGCGGCCTCCGACCGCTCCTGCCCGACGGCCTGCCGCTCATCGGGCGCGTGCCGTGGGTCGACGGCGCGATCGTGGCCACCGGGCACGCCATGCTGGGGTTCACGCTGGCGGCGGGCACCGGGCGCGTCGTCGCCGACCTGGCGGCCGGTCGCCCGCCGGCCGTGCCCCTGGAGGCCTTTGCCGTCGACCGGTTTGGCCGCGCGTGA
- a CDS encoding MBL fold metallo-hydrolase, producing the protein MSAAAPSAVVTCSPRVRRVRAPNPSPMTGTGTNTYLVGHDAITVIDPGPDDTRHVAAVLAATGGRPVRWILVTHRHSDHAPAAAALAQATGAAVLALAGSSVPHDRALCDGEVVEGPDYTLDVLHTPGHASDHLCALLREERALFAGDLVAQGSTVVIAPPDGDMAAYLRSLARVRTLDLARLYPGHGEPVDAPRALLDEYIAHRLMREQQILNALQDGPRRIEELVAAIYTDVPAALHPVAARSVLAHLLKLRAEGRVAGEEGAPWTLLA; encoded by the coding sequence ATGAGCGCAGCGGCGCCGTCGGCGGTCGTGACGTGCTCGCCCCGCGTGCGGCGGGTGCGGGCCCCCAACCCGTCGCCGATGACCGGCACGGGTACCAACACCTACCTGGTGGGCCACGACGCTATCACCGTGATCGATCCGGGCCCGGACGACACGCGCCACGTGGCCGCGGTGCTGGCGGCCACCGGCGGCAGGCCCGTGCGGTGGATCCTCGTGACGCACCGGCACAGCGACCACGCGCCGGCCGCCGCGGCACTGGCCCAGGCCACGGGCGCCGCCGTGCTGGCCCTGGCCGGCAGCTCCGTGCCCCACGACCGCGCCCTGTGCGACGGCGAGGTGGTCGAGGGCCCGGACTACACGCTGGACGTCCTGCACACGCCCGGGCACGCCTCCGACCATCTGTGTGCCCTGCTGCGGGAGGAGCGCGCGCTGTTCGCGGGCGACCTGGTCGCGCAGGGCTCCACCGTGGTGATCGCCCCACCCGATGGCGACATGGCCGCCTACCTGCGGTCGCTGGCGCGCGTACGCACGCTGGACCTCGCGCGCCTGTACCCGGGCCACGGCGAGCCCGTGGACGCGCCGCGGGCGCTGCTTGACGAGTACATCGCGCACCGGCTGATGCGCGAACAGCAGATCCTGAACGCCCTGCAGGACGGTCCGCGGCGTATCGAGGAGCTCGTGGCCGCGATCTACACCGACGTGCCCGCGGCGTTGCACCCCGTCGCGGCCAGGTCGGTGCTGGCGCACCTCCTCAAGCTGCGGGCCGAGGGCCGCGTGGCCGGCGAGGAAGGCGCGCCCTGGACGTTGCTGGCGTGA